One window from the genome of Pedococcus badiiscoriae encodes:
- a CDS encoding acetyl-CoA C-acetyltransferase has protein sequence MATSSQPARSSGQPRRAAVLGGNRIPFARQNAAYAKATNQDMLTAAIEGLVARHGLAGEQVGEVAAGAVLKHSRDFNLTRESVLGSSLAPTTPAYDVQQACGTGLEAAILVANKIALGQIDSGIAGGTDTASDAPIAVNEGLRETLLSLNRARTPGQRAKALAGLRPAQLVPEIPRNVEPRTGLSMGEHMAQTAKQWGITREAQDEIAAASHHNLAAAYERGFFDDLMTPFLGQTRDQNLRADSTVEKLATLKPVFGRGEGATMTAGNSTPLTDGASAVLLGSDEWAAEHGLPVLAHLVDAQTAAVDYVTGNEGLLMAPAYALPHLLERQGMKLQDFDLVEIHEAFAATVLTTLAAWESEEFCRDRLGLDAPIGALDRTKLNVNGSSLAAGHPFAATGGRIVASLAKMLHEKGSGARGLISICAAGGQGVMAILEAA, from the coding sequence GTGGCCACCTCGTCCCAGCCCGCCCGCTCGTCCGGACAGCCGCGTCGCGCCGCCGTCCTCGGCGGCAACCGCATCCCGTTCGCGCGGCAGAACGCCGCCTATGCCAAGGCCACCAACCAGGACATGCTGACCGCGGCGATCGAGGGCCTGGTGGCCCGGCACGGCCTCGCGGGGGAGCAGGTCGGCGAGGTCGCCGCCGGTGCCGTGCTCAAGCACTCGCGTGACTTCAACCTCACCCGCGAGTCCGTCCTCGGTTCGAGCCTGGCGCCCACCACCCCTGCCTACGACGTCCAGCAAGCCTGCGGCACCGGCCTCGAAGCTGCCATCCTCGTGGCCAACAAGATCGCCCTCGGCCAGATCGACTCGGGGATCGCCGGTGGCACCGACACCGCGTCCGACGCGCCCATCGCGGTGAACGAGGGGCTGCGTGAGACGCTGCTCAGCCTCAACCGGGCCCGGACCCCGGGCCAGCGGGCCAAGGCCCTGGCCGGGCTGCGCCCCGCCCAGCTGGTCCCTGAGATCCCGCGCAACGTCGAACCCCGCACCGGCCTGTCGATGGGCGAGCACATGGCCCAGACGGCCAAGCAGTGGGGCATCACCCGAGAGGCCCAGGACGAGATCGCCGCCGCATCGCACCACAACCTGGCCGCTGCCTACGAGCGTGGCTTCTTCGACGACCTGATGACGCCGTTCCTGGGGCAGACCCGCGACCAGAACCTGCGCGCCGACTCCACCGTCGAGAAGCTGGCCACCCTCAAGCCGGTGTTCGGCAGGGGAGAGGGCGCGACCATGACGGCGGGCAACTCCACACCCCTCACCGACGGCGCCTCCGCGGTGCTGCTCGGGTCCGACGAGTGGGCCGCCGAGCACGGGCTCCCCGTCCTGGCCCACCTCGTGGACGCCCAGACCGCGGCGGTCGACTACGTCACCGGCAACGAAGGGCTCCTGATGGCCCCGGCCTACGCACTGCCGCACCTGCTCGAGCGCCAGGGCATGAAGCTCCAGGACTTCGACCTCGTCGAGATCCACGAGGCGTTCGCGGCGACGGTGCTCACGACGCTCGCCGCCTGGGAGAGCGAGGAGTTCTGCCGCGACCGGCTGGGGCTGGATGCACCGATCGGCGCCCTGGACCGCACCAAGCTCAACGTCAACGGCTCCTCCCTGGCCGCCGGACACCCCTTCGCCGCGACGGGGGGCCGCATCGTCGCCTCCCTCGCGAAGATGTTGCACGAGAAGGGATCTGGCGCACGCGGCCTCATCTCGATCTGTGCCGCGGGCGGCCAGGGCGTCATGGCGATCCTCGAGGCAGCCTGA
- a CDS encoding TetR family transcriptional regulator, which produces MTTTTKATAKPPAKARRRATAKPPAPSPDGRSTRWEQHRATRRRELVDATLRAIRQHGAGVGMDDIAAVAGTSKTVVYRHFSDRQGLYAEVCASVDALILRNLALATGHAGGDLTAAQSTPRALIAGAIDAYLTLVEKDPEVYRFVVTAPLLDQTAGDPAATVTDHIAAEMTAVLTEALRRTGRSTAPAPVWGAGLVGMVRAAADRWLTDSAMSRQELTEHLTDLAWGGLSAAWPDDTVTTPQEDS; this is translated from the coding sequence GTGACCACGACCACGAAGGCGACGGCAAAGCCGCCCGCGAAGGCGCGCAGGAGGGCGACCGCGAAGCCCCCTGCCCCGAGCCCTGACGGCCGCAGCACCCGCTGGGAGCAGCACCGGGCGACCCGTCGCCGGGAGCTCGTCGACGCCACGCTGCGGGCGATCCGCCAGCACGGGGCCGGGGTCGGCATGGACGACATCGCCGCCGTCGCCGGCACCTCGAAGACAGTGGTGTACCGCCACTTCAGCGACCGGCAGGGCCTGTATGCCGAGGTCTGCGCGAGCGTCGACGCCCTGATCCTGCGCAACCTCGCCCTCGCCACCGGCCACGCCGGTGGCGACCTGACCGCGGCGCAGTCCACACCGCGGGCGCTGATCGCGGGTGCGATCGACGCCTACCTGACGCTGGTCGAGAAGGACCCCGAGGTGTACCGGTTCGTCGTGACGGCACCCTTGCTGGACCAGACCGCCGGCGACCCCGCCGCGACGGTGACGGACCACATCGCCGCCGAGATGACGGCAGTCCTCACCGAGGCGCTGCGCCGCACCGGTCGCAGCACGGCCCCCGCTCCCGTCTGGGGTGCCGGCCTGGTCGGCATGGTGCGGGCCGCCGCGGACCGCTGGCTCACCGACTCGGCGATGAGCCGCCAGGAGCTCACCGAACACCTCACCGACCTGGCCTGGGGCGGCTTGTCCGCCGCCTGGCCGGACGACACCGTGACCACCCCGCAGGAGGACTCATGA
- a CDS encoding acyl-CoA dehydrogenase: MTTLATALQKSLDGRWAAIRDEARTDLDPDRFAPPSEPLDLESYRARIADQVQSLAATGHAKRGFPISMGGTGDLGGSVTAFELLGHADLSLMVKAGVHWGLFGGAVANLGTERHHTAYLPSIIDASLPGCFAMTETGHGSDVQSLGTTATYDPETDELVVHTPDRRSRKDYIGGAARDGRMAAVFAQLVTGGESHGVHCVLVPIRDESGAAMPGVTIGDCGAKAGLPGVDNGRLTFDHVRVPRTNLLNRYGDIDEHGTYTSPIENPTRRFFTMLGTLVRGRISVAGGAGAATRSALTLAVTYARHRRQFAAPGSDDEVILLDYRVHQRKLLPALATSYALQFAQNQLVELMHEVLTAQDEADEHQQRELESRAAGIKAVATAHATATIQTCREACGGAGYLAVNRLPALKADTDVFTTFEGDNTVLLQLVAKGLLTDYRDAFGDLDTLGMVKFGARQFAGAVIERTAARGLIQRLIATAPGRDSETGPTDRGWQLELFEDREKHLLETLALRLRKAGAAGADAFTVFNEAQDHVIAAARAHVDRTILESFVAAIDACEDESAAQMLHQVCDLYALSNIEAGKGWFLEHGRITPARSKQVTAAVNELCATLRPHAQDLVDAFGIPRRWLGTELLAPIE; the protein is encoded by the coding sequence ATGACCACCCTCGCCACCGCGCTCCAGAAGAGCCTCGACGGTCGCTGGGCCGCGATCCGCGACGAGGCGCGCACCGACCTCGACCCCGACCGGTTCGCACCGCCCAGCGAGCCCCTGGACCTCGAGTCCTACCGCGCCAGGATCGCCGACCAGGTCCAGTCCCTCGCTGCGACGGGCCACGCCAAGCGGGGTTTCCCGATCTCGATGGGCGGCACCGGCGACCTCGGCGGCTCGGTGACCGCGTTCGAGCTGCTGGGACATGCCGACCTGTCCCTGATGGTCAAGGCGGGGGTGCACTGGGGTCTGTTCGGCGGTGCGGTCGCGAACCTGGGTACCGAACGGCACCACACGGCATACCTGCCGTCGATCATCGACGCGAGCCTGCCCGGCTGCTTCGCGATGACGGAGACGGGCCATGGCTCCGACGTGCAGTCGCTGGGCACCACCGCGACCTACGACCCCGAGACCGACGAGCTCGTCGTCCACACCCCGGACCGGCGGTCCCGCAAGGACTACATCGGCGGCGCCGCCCGGGACGGGCGGATGGCGGCGGTCTTCGCGCAGCTGGTCACCGGCGGCGAGAGCCACGGCGTCCACTGCGTCCTCGTGCCCATCCGTGACGAGTCCGGCGCGGCGATGCCCGGCGTGACGATCGGCGACTGCGGTGCCAAGGCCGGGCTGCCCGGGGTCGACAACGGCAGGCTCACGTTCGACCACGTGCGCGTGCCGCGGACCAACCTGCTGAACCGGTACGGCGACATCGACGAGCACGGCACGTACACCTCGCCCATCGAGAACCCGACCCGGCGGTTCTTCACGATGCTCGGCACCCTGGTCCGCGGCCGGATCAGCGTGGCGGGGGGCGCCGGCGCTGCCACGCGCAGCGCGCTCACGCTGGCCGTCACGTATGCCCGTCACCGCCGTCAGTTCGCGGCTCCCGGCAGCGACGACGAGGTGATCCTGCTCGACTACCGGGTGCACCAGCGCAAGCTGCTCCCCGCGCTGGCCACGTCCTACGCCCTGCAGTTCGCGCAGAACCAGCTGGTGGAGCTCATGCACGAGGTCCTGACCGCGCAGGACGAGGCAGACGAGCACCAGCAGCGCGAGCTCGAGTCCCGGGCGGCCGGCATCAAGGCCGTCGCCACGGCGCACGCGACAGCGACGATCCAGACCTGTCGCGAGGCGTGTGGCGGCGCCGGCTACCTCGCCGTCAACCGCCTCCCGGCCCTCAAGGCCGACACCGACGTGTTCACGACCTTCGAGGGCGACAACACGGTGCTGCTCCAGCTGGTCGCCAAGGGACTGCTCACCGACTACCGCGACGCCTTCGGCGACCTCGACACGCTGGGCATGGTCAAGTTCGGCGCTCGACAGTTCGCCGGGGCGGTCATCGAGCGCACCGCGGCGCGCGGGCTCATCCAGCGCCTCATCGCGACCGCACCGGGCCGCGACAGCGAGACGGGCCCGACCGACCGCGGCTGGCAGCTCGAGCTCTTCGAGGACCGCGAGAAGCACCTGCTCGAGACCCTCGCCCTGCGGCTGCGCAAGGCCGGTGCCGCGGGCGCGGACGCCTTCACGGTCTTCAACGAAGCCCAGGACCACGTCATCGCGGCGGCCCGCGCCCATGTCGACCGGACCATCCTCGAGTCGTTCGTCGCAGCCATCGACGCCTGCGAGGACGAGTCCGCCGCGCAGATGCTCCACCAGGTCTGCGACCTCTACGCACTCAGCAACATCGAGGCCGGCAAGGGCTGGTTCCTGGAGCACGGCCGCATCACGCCGGCGCGCAGCAAGCAGGTCACGGCAGCGGTCAACGAGCTCTGCGCGACCCTGCGACCGCACGCCCAGGACCTAGTCGACGCGTTCGGCATCCCGCGGCGGTGGCTGGGCACCGAGCTGCTGGCGCCGATCGAGTGA
- a CDS encoding VOC family protein: MQQRVSLVTLGVADLERAERFYTALGWERGNDEPEVVFFQCGGLVVALWDRGSLAADSAVEDTGGWGGVTLALNVRSADEVDEVLAEAAAAGAVIGRPGAETFWGGYSGIFVDPDGHPWEVAHNPFWTVTDDGRTLLRG; this comes from the coding sequence GTGCAGCAACGGGTCTCGCTGGTCACGCTCGGGGTCGCGGACCTCGAGCGGGCCGAGCGCTTCTACACCGCGCTCGGCTGGGAGCGGGGCAACGACGAGCCCGAGGTGGTGTTCTTCCAGTGCGGCGGCCTCGTCGTGGCCCTCTGGGACCGCGGCTCGCTGGCCGCGGACTCGGCGGTCGAGGACACCGGTGGCTGGGGCGGGGTGACGCTCGCGCTCAACGTCCGCAGTGCCGACGAGGTCGACGAGGTGCTCGCCGAGGCGGCGGCAGCCGGGGCCGTCATCGGACGTCCGGGCGCGGAGACCTTCTGGGGCGGCTACTCGGGGATCTTCGTGGACCCGGACGGCCATCCGTGGGAGGTCGCGCACAACCCGTTCTGGACGGTGACGGACGACGGCCGCACCCTGCTGCGCGGCTGA